The genomic window GCGCAGATCGCGCAGGCTGCCTATGAGGACGACGTCGCCTCCGTCAGAGTTGTACTGATGATGGCCTTCGGCCCAGCCTCGACCGCAGTCCTGCCGCCCCCCGACGGTGAGCTCCACTTTCACTCGTGCGTACGGGAACATGCCACAAAAATCTGGtgcgatttttttttttttttgaggaatccGGCCAAGGTATTTTGACTGCTGCCTACCCTCGCCAGATCATGTGAATACGGTGAGCGTCACGTTCGTGCTGGAGAAGAAGTGCGCGTTCGGCCAGCGGTTCCTCGTCGTCGGCGACGACCCGGCGCTCGGCCTCTGGGACCCGGCCAAGGCGACCGCTCTGGACTGGTCGGAAGGCCACGTCTGGACGGCGACGACGGTAATCTCCCCTCCCAAGTCCCAACCAGTCACTCACATTCTTTCACTCTCACCATCGTTGGTCTGGGCTAGGATCTGCCAGCGAACAGGTTGGTCGAGTTCAAGTTCTTGCTGCAAGACCCCTCCGGCCATGTCCGCTGGCAGCACGGCGGCAACAGGGCTCTGCAGATAACCGAGGCCTCCAACGCGTTGGTCGTGTACGAAGACTGGGACGACGCCGGGTGCCAGGAAGTGTCGGAGGCGGCATTACATCTGCCGATCGGAGCGGAGGAGACCGACGTGCTGCTGGCAGATGATGGCCGGACCGACGACGATCAGGAGACCTACGAGGGCTTCATGCATGCCGAGGAGTCACCTGCGGCTGTAGGAGCTTCTCTGGACGCGGAAACGATGTGGGTACATGGAGCGAACCGGACACAGGTGAAATGGATTCCCCCACTCTCATTTCGTTGATATATGACCATAAGACTGCTTCATCCTAGCTGCAGTTTACCTTGCAGAAAGACGAGAAGATCCCGGAGGAGCTTCGCAGAAGAGCAAACATGGCAGCAGCACAAAACGGCAGCCTTGCTTCTGCGGGAATAAACGGCGACGACATCATCTTGTACAAGGAAGCTGCGAATACGCCGGCCAGGATGTTCGAAAATGACATGGTCTGGATGAGGAAAGCCCTCCAGGGGTTGCTCCGGAACCTTGGTTTCCACATCGGCACAACAAAAACATGAAAAATAAGCATCCTGTGTACGTACGGTACAGATCATATAATGTTTCTTACTCCTAGTTGAGAACCATTTTTCCTTTTCACGATGCATGCAACCCCGGAGGAATGAGATTGCCGGGAGCTGCAACGCAAACAGTCGCTGCACCTGCACACTGTTGCCGGTAGGAACTCCTCCGATGGAAGCTGTTAATATTGTTATCAGTGGTTTCGACTTCTTATCTATTACTCCCTCCCTCCATCCCTCCCAAAATTTAAGACTTTTTTGACACTAGTACTTATTTCAAACAAGGAGCAGACTCCGGTTGCTATTCCGTGATGAGTATAGCTAGAAGTTATACTGATTGCAAAATTGCGGCATATATATAAAACAGAACAAGGGCGATTTCGTAGGCGGAcaatcatggtctagcaacatgtaCTCGTGTCTATCTGTGTAAGGGCGTGAACAATGGTTGGTAAAATAGTAATAGGTATTATCTTACATCCGTCACGTAATATATATGGCAGTGAAAAATGTTGTACAATGAATTATCTATGTCTTATTATTAATAACTATAACTAGATATGAATACCAATCACCTACGGTTTGATGGTTACGAGGGTGGTTGTACGCCGACTCATCAAGGATCTTGTCACATGTATCTCGTAAAGACCAAATATTGTTTCAAATCTATGACGATGACTTCATTAATCTCAAGACTTGTCAACTCAGTCTTGAAAATACTCATAGAGATAGAATGTGTCTTTTATAAGGATATTTGACGGTGACTTCATTAATCTCAAGACTTGTCAACTCAGTCGTTTTTTATAAGGATTAGTGTATGACTCATAGAGATAGAATGTGTTTTTTATAAGGATATTTGACGGTGACTTCATTAATCTCAAGACTTGTCAACTCAGTCGTTTTTTATAAGGATTAGTGTATGTGCGTGTATGCTAGCGTTTGTACTATGCTTCTAAAAGAAAATACTTCTAAATATAAGTcattgtagagatttcactatgaaccacgtacggatgtatatagatgcattttaagtttggattcattcattttgctccgtatgtagtccacctaatgAAATCCctacaaagatttatatttaggaacgacaGCTTGCTTTGTACTGTTGAACAGTGTCTGAATGTCTAAAACGTCCTATAAAAATAAACAGATAAACAGAGGTTATGTAACATTCATAAATCATTTTTTTCTCAAGCATCGATGCTTATTTGGAGAATAGATGCCTAATCAAGAGATAAGCACTAGTGCTTAAAAAACcaatttatttttctaagcaccttaCATCATAAGGAGCTTCGATCCAAAACCAGCACAAGCACGACCGACAGAGAACATCATCACCGCTTATGAACATATAAACTTTGAAATCAGCACGAGCATTCCAGTTTCAATGCCCCTGAACAATTTACAAGCAACCGCATCCGTCAGGTAAACAGTTACTATTCACGACTAATCCTACATTCCTACCTGTTTACAGCCAACTACGCCAGCATCCTACCGAGATGACTACGGCTGCAGTTGTAGTTGCCCGGAAGCAAAATAGTCTACCAGAAGATTCTCCAGCGAAGGTGGTCACAAGAGCACCACGTCCCGCTCTCCGTAATGCCATTTCCAAAAGTTGCCTGTCCGAAGGCTAAAGGTGTGCTGATAGCCGAGGGATTGATTTCACATTCCGCTTTCTTTCAACTCATTTGGTTGGGGCCAGAGGGTGAAGAAATCAACTGCTGCATCTGCAACAAATATAGAAACAACAGAATTTGTAACACGACACTGTTATTTCAAAAACAATAGCATCTCAAAAAGGAAAACTGGTTCTAGCACTAAAACTAAGTACTAAACACTGAAACAAACGCTAGGTTAACTCAAGAAAGAAATGCTAGGTATCCAGAGCATGCTGTTGTACGAACAATAATTTACCTTATTGGTCTCAAATGCTTCTTAATCTGTGGGTCAGTGGTTGTTTTCAAGAACCTCAGCGCATCTTCTGCCGCCTGAAACAACATAATGTCCCAAAAAACAGGGGAAATTTTATGTTAAAAGATGAGAAAGTCATTGCACGTAACCTAGTATAGCGGAGCACAAGAAAATAAACTAGATGATGGCATATTGCTAGATGAGCCATCCGTTCGTGCAATATGCCATCATCTAAATGTACTAGCGAGTAATGACTGAACCATTTGTGGAGTGGGCCCCCAATAACTGTGCATACACTAAAATTCTAGGTAGATGGTTGCAAATATTTCAATCTACTCCCAACTTATACCAGGTTTTATGTCCAGCAACAGAATGTCATGTAGACATATATACATACAATGCACAACCTTTGAAATACTGCAGATGTCATATTGTGCCATATCAGTGCATTGTCTGATGCAAAAATACTTTAATATGGCAAGGGCACAAAAGCATAAAAAAGCCACGAACAAAAAGGGCAGACCACTAGGAAGTATGGTACCTGAAGCTTCGCGAAATCTTTGTTCACACCAATACCATTCCCAAGAATCTGTCCCGCTAGTTCAACCTTCAAAAGATTAACAACAACTGCAATGTTAGTTGCATTAACAAGCTCACAGAAGGAACATTTACTATACATACAAATGCTGATTAGAGACTATCAAAATCAATTTGGTTTACTATAGAATCACTGGGAAGTGTAATTTTCAAGGATTAAAATATTTATAGTTTGAAGACATAGCAATCAGGTGgaaccaacaaataagaagcaGTACAAGCCAGGTTGAAAGAAAGTTGGAATCTGAAACCAGTTTGGTCCAACTTTGAAGACACCAGTTTGTTTCAGTGAGAAGGTCGTCGGCCTTCTGGCTTATACTGCAACCCTTTAGCAGACCCAGCGGATCATTTACCAATACTGGCAGCACCCACCAGCATACAGCCAAAGACAGGTACTGGGCACAGCCGCACAGATGAGAACTGGTCACAACTGTAACACTCAGGTACATTGCAGTATAAGCCAGAAGGCCGACAACTATTCTTGTAGAACTTTATAATAGCGAGAATATATTAAGCTATTAAAGTTAGTAACCTGGAAATGGTATTCTTCATTGGTTGCTGAGCCAGGATTCCGGACTTGATCTCGAAATACTACATGTTGATCCTCCAAGCACTAGAGGCAGTGAAAGCACATTAGAATTCAATGAGGCAAAGAATAAGAGTACATCACATTTAGAAGGTACAGTACATCAGAAATTGAAATATCAGGTGTAGCATCATGTCTTACAAGTTCTCTAATAAGACTTAATACAGAGGGCAACCTATCCACATTTGAATGATCCTTCTGTTCTGATTTACTTCCAGATGGTTCTTGCATGGCAGTATCACCATCTGAATCCAGATCGTCTTCCAGAAAGCCATTTCCATTCCTAGAAGACTTGCTTGTGTCTTTGTTAAGAACTCCAGCGATAGGAGCAACATATGACAAGTAATTGCCTACATGTCAGTCAGTTCAGAGAATTTAGGAGAAAACAAATTTCTAGTCAATGAACTAGAGCAAAGAAATATTCAGTGTATTGCACGATGGAACATTGAACTCGTCGTACTGGTTCGAGTAGGTTACCAAACTACAAAAATGTAAGTTTGCGTCACCAAAAACATTCAAGTGAATGATGAATCAATGAAGGTCATTTAATAATGCCAGCTTGGTTATAACAATGACCTGCAGTGCAACCGAGCCAAAAGACACACAGGACATTCCAACACAGAAATAACACTAAAATAATCTACATAGTGGAGGGGTCAGGCTGCAAATACCTCCCTCCCCACATGTCTGTCCATGGTTAAATTAAGAAGATACGTATCGCTTAGTAGACCCAAAGTCACCAACAGACACCACCAATTTTCCCACCCGAAGTGCAGGAACCTATGCAGTGAATATGAAACTGGTGATGGAAATCCAGGAACCTCCAGCCAAGTTGGGTGTTTTGCAACCACCTCCAACATTAATGCATCATAAGCAGGCCCAACCTTCCATATCAACCAGATGTGAGGTGAGAGCAACGTGTCTGGCTTTGTCATGTCCAGAGGTTCACCAGATGTGAGATGAGAGCGATGTGTCTGGCTTTGTCGTGTCCAAAAGGTAGGCATGATGGTGAGGCAAGGGACAGGGGAGTTCGTGNNNNNNNNNNNNNNNNNNNNNNNNNNNNNNNNNNNNNNNNNNNNNNNNNNNNNNNNNNNNNNNNNNNNNNNNNNNNNNNNNNNNNNNNNNNNNNNNNNNNNNNNNNNNNNNNNNNNNNNNNNNNNNNNNNNNNNNNNNNNNNNNNNNNNNNNNNNNNNNNNNNNNNNNNNNNNNNNNNNNNNNNNNNNNNNNNNNNNNNNNNNNNNNNNNNNNNNNNNNNNNNNNNNNNNNNNNNNNNNNNNNNNNNNNNNNNNNNNNNNNNNNNNNNNNNNNNNNNNNNNNNNNNNNNNNNNNNNNNNNNNNNNNNNNNATCATCATCCTAACCGGGTTGGCCACTAATTGACCTTCAGATATTCACTTGAACGCCTTTTGTGGCCTAAGCATGCTAGTGGGAGTATGGTGACCTGGTTGGATCAATGTCAATGTGACAGGTCTGCTGACCTGCAGTGTGATTTACTCGCAAATTTTGTACACAAAATGCTCAAAAGTAAGCAGTCATTGTTGTTATGCAAAGCTGAAAAGGGACCTGTCTATGCTACTGGTGAGTAATAACCCAATCTGCCTTCATTCACCGGAAGAGTGAATGATGCTTGAGCAGCTCTCTAGCAGTTACTTACTATAAAATTAGTTTGGTGCCCATGCTGGTGGTGTTAAGATACAGAAAGTTATTTCCTTATGGTGGTATTAAGATATATAGAGTTCATTTTCCATGTCCCTACGCAATCATGTTAGCAAGACCAAGGTGGATGGCTCATTAGAAATAGCCAAATGTGGTAATTGGTTTATTAGTGAAGGATTGCTTGGAAATTCACTGAGCTGTGTGTGTGTCCACAACTACCATTTTTGGTGATCTTGAAATATGCAAGGGACATGCACCCATTTACCAATATTGAGCACAAACAATGAAACTCATCACCAGCTTTTTATTATGTTGCATAGGAGTGCAATTTGTGCGCTTGGTTTGCACTCTGGAAGACAGGCTAATGTGCATGTGCACCAGATATCCTGAATGATGAATAAGTCAAGATCTCCCTATTTCCATAAAAGCAGTAGAGCAAAGGACATCATTTTAGTCATTTTATTTTCTCAGGTACACTCTCCAACAATAGAAGTTGAATGATTGCAAAGATAGCAATAGGGAAAATAAAATGATTCTTGTGCTGACGAGCTTGCGTAATTCAAGACGTAAAGAATATACACTCACTTTGCAAATTTTGGAGAGCTTTTTCAGCAGCTTGTACTTGAGCTTCATCCCTTGTTTTTCCAATGCCATTTCCAATTTTTTCATTACTAAATAGAACCTGGAGAAGCGCATGTACAATGAAGTTGAACGAATTAAGCATAAATTTGGCAACATTGATTATATAAGTCTTAAGACAGCTAATTGAGTTCCTGTCAAATTAAAAGCTAATTCAGAGCAGCTCCAAAATAAGGTGGAATCTTGGACAGATTAGGTTCGTTCATTAGCATCTACTCCCTCCATGTATGTAGACTCCATCAAAATACAtggttcatactccctccgtcccaaaattcttgtcttagatttgtctacatacagatgtatctattcacgttttagtgttagatacatccgtatctagatacgGATATCCGTATCTAGATACAtcagaattttgggacggagggagtattatacaaAATTACAATTACCAGTAAGTACTTTTGAAAACAAATCTAATGATACCAATCTTGTGTCGTAAAGCCACATATTAACAAAGTAATTCTTAGGGGTTAGTGAAACCTAATATGCCCTACATACAGGAATGGAGGAAGCATTATTGAACATCTGGATGATCATCAGATCATCATGAACCAAACCACTAGAATAAAATTAAGGTTTGAGTATTAAGGTAATATAGTCCATTATCTCTTGAATGGATATTTGTCATGGTCTGGGCTCTTGAGTACAGATTCAAACCAGGTTGTTGGCGAAATAATTTGGTATTACTGTAATCAGTTACAAATGCGAAACACCAACCTCAACGGAAAATTGCGTAATTTTGCTGGTGCTTACAGTCGACCTAAACTCCACCTATATGAAGCAAGAGCAGGGAATTAATTCAGAAAGTCAAGAACAGGAAAGCCAAACATACACCAAAACATTAAGGAAACAGCAAACCTTCGAGTTGCATAGTCGTCCAATCTCTTGCAATACCATGACAAACAAAGAAGGGACAATTGCCATTGAGCCCCCATTGGGTTGCACATTTGAACTGCCTAGAGTTCCCCGGATTGGCACTCGTGCATCATCTACACCAAAAGGTTGGCATAGATTCCATTTCAGAATGTATGCAGTGAAATTAAGGTACTAAATCCATTTCAGAATGTAGATTGTATTTTGACTATCCAAGTATGAGCTTTGACCATTAGTTTATTGACAATAGTTCTTAATGGTTGCAAAATTACAATCATAAGAAAATACCTTTGAAGATGAATCCTATAGTATCAATTTCTTGCAACATAGCCCACATATTATTTGATTAGTTAGTGGTCAAAGTTTGAATTTGGGTAGTCAAAATGCACCTTACATATTGAGTGATAACAGAACTACTTGAAATGCATAATgattggtactccctccgtaaagaaatataagagcgtttagatcactcttatatttctttacaggggGAGTACGAAAGACAGATGAGCAGATTCCTTAATATGCTTAACAAGATGGCTCTGAACATGTACATGCactcctttctttctttttcattcTTATAATAAAATGTTATTGTGGATTCCCATTCCTGGTTCCTAAaaactaaattactaactgaaGTCACAACTCCAAAATTTGAGTAAATATAAATATAAGACAATATTAGTACCGTAATCTTTCCTTGACAAGAAAATGTATATCCTCAAAATGAAAATACCAGACTAATACAAGACGAGGAAAGGCCAGAAGGAAAAAGTCCAAAGACAAGTGACCAAAATAAATACAGTATTAGAAGTACCTGGTGGACGGATTGATGACGATATCTGTTTTTGGTCCGCCTGGTATGCCTGAAATAACATTTCACCTTCATCCTTAAAAGTTCATTCCAAATTAAGAGCTTAATAAGGTTCATTAGTCCAGTTTGGACTAATGttcttaataaataaataaatatggtCCAAGCTCAAGCCAAAGTAGGGCTTACTTTATTTTTGAATGTCACAAAAGGTAGGTTTTATTGATAATTAAGCGAGCAGCATTGGAGCAATCATATGATGCCACAGAACAGTGCTTACCCATAGCAAATATGGCATCATTAGCCCATTTGCCATAAGTAAAAGAACACGAAAAGGTTTCCTATCAAACCAATTAAAGCAGAAACATCGCATCAAAGCTTACCCGCCCATTCAATCTCTTCTCTACTTCAGCTCCACTCATACCCTCAGGTATAGGGGCAGGATCTTTATTGCTTTGTGGAAAATTAGGGTCCTGGAAAAGAATTAGCAGACAACATAAAGCTTCAAACGACATAAATGCTGTACATATACGACATGAAAGTATCAAGAACATTACCTCGCAGACTAAGTAGTCACCGACATCTGGAGCATAGGGAAGATCCAGTAACTCATTTTCGTACAATAGTTCAAATACTTTCTTCAATAGATTTTCATCAAATTCCCTTTTTTATCAAATCAGAGAGAATATTAAAGTTGTAAGTATGATATCATCAGAATGCATAGAT from Triticum aestivum cultivar Chinese Spring chromosome 3B, IWGSC CS RefSeq v2.1, whole genome shotgun sequence includes these protein-coding regions:
- the LOC123071471 gene encoding uncharacterized protein isoform X2, whose product is MEAAAAAACRGGVVLARARPGHPARRHGVGAGAGPAARRRFLVVASLGEAPSAPSRSAVAVAQEIAQAAYEDDVASVRVVLMMAFGPASTAVLPPPDDHVNTVSVTFVLEKKCAFGQRFLVVGDDPALGLWDPAKATALDWSEGHVWTATTDLPANRLVEFKFLLQDPSGHVRWQHGGNRALQITEASNALVVYEDWDDAGCQEVSEAALHLPIGAEETDVLLADDGRTDDDQETYEGFMHAEESPAAVGASLDAETMWVHGANRTQKDEKIPEELRRRANMAAAQNGSLASAGINGDDIILYKEAANTPARMFENDMVWMRKALQGLLRNLGFHIGTTKT
- the LOC123071471 gene encoding uncharacterized protein isoform X1, which encodes MEAAAAAACRGGVVLARARPGHPARRHGVGAGAGPAARRRFLVVASLGEAPSAPSRSAVAVAQEIAQAAYEDDVASVRVVLMMAFGPASTAVLPPPDDHVNTVSVTFVLEKKCAFGQRFLVVGDDPALGLWDPAKATALDWSEGHVWTATTDLPANRLVEFKFLLQDPSGHVRWQHGGNRALQITEASNALVVYEDWDDAGCQEVSEAALHLPIGAEETDVLLADDGRTDDDQETYEGFMHAEESPAAVGASLDAETMWVHGANRTQFTLQKDEKIPEELRRRANMAAAQNGSLASAGINGDDIILYKEAANTPARMFENDMVWMRKALQGLLRNLGFHIGTTKT